The DNA segment TATTCTAAGCATTGTATATTGGAAATTACTTTTGTCGAGCATCAAATTTGCAGATGTAGAACGCAACAAGAAGAAAGCATTGAAGGGTTTTCCCCCTGGAATAAATTCCTAAGATACTTAGGCCCGCCCGTGTATCGAAGTTGTTAACCCTTGCAATTGGGTCACACCTCTAGCACAACCCTCTTGCAGGTAAGAGGTGCCGGGCCTGTTGGAATAAAATACAAGGCATTAATGACATGAATTCAACACAGGAGCCATCGAGTGCTTCACAGCTCGCGGCTCAATCGCTAGCACATattaaagagtaaaaatatttaaaagaaataccttttaaaaaagAGCAGTGATGCATTGTGATGGCTCAAGTGAGCTTACagtataaagaataaaaatgtgatCCTACCTTCAATAATGTGTTAATCTCTCTCAGAGATGTGATGGGGAATCCTTCCTTCTCCTTTTCCATTTTGAGTCGTTTTAGAGCAACAATTTCGTCAGTGGTTTTATCACGTGCTCTGTAAACCACTCCATATGCGCCTTCTTCTATTCTATTTAGACATTGAAACTCCTCAACTGACCGACAACCCTATAAATACGATTAATACACCATTAATACCTTATCCATAAAATGATATGATATGGCCGATACATCATCTTTAATTAGCATTTTACATTGCTAAGTGTGAGACCTGAACATAATACCCATCTCTAACTAGACTTGTAATACTTGGTTTTGCAAAAGTATGAAGTCTGTTTAATATATTCTGATGAGCCAAGCATTTATAGTCTAGGTTTATAAGAATGTCTCTCCTCCAGTCACCTGAAAAGTaattttgcttttctttttggaataaagcatttatattaaaataacagtttttttttttcttttgattattGTCCAAGCATGAGATTCTGATGATGATTAAAGTGAGTTCTGGAAGTTATGAAATGTTTACTAGATAATAGGTAACAATTAGAAATGTTTTACCTGTAGTGCAGGGAAGTAAGGTGGCAGGGCATTAATAGCTTCCTCTCTCTGTCTTGTTTCCTCATCATCTTCATTAGGTTTAATTTCTTCCTCAGCAGGCTTTCCATTTTCACCAGGAGGGGGAGGTGAGAACGAATGGGATCTGCTTCTGCTCTTAGATCTGGATAATGACctgaaacttaaaattaaattaatgtagtGTTGGTAGGCTTGATAAATAATGACAAAGAATTAAAGTACagcaaaataatttgtttaattacctGTGTGAGCCATGAGATGATGGTAGAGAGTCATGCTTGGACTTGGGGCTTGGTGATTTTGACTTTGATTTGGATGGTGGTCTTGTCTTCTCGTTAATTCGTTCTTTTTCCTTGTCTTCTTTCTCAGCCTTTTCATCATCCTTATTTTCTTCATCCTCTTCTGATTTAGAGTCTGCTGCTGAGTCCGATTCAGTGCTTGAGCTGTCATCATCAGTTTCACTGTTTGTGTGCTCacctgaaataaatataatttataaagtcTAACTGAAacctttaattttatataatgaCAAGATCTTATTAGAGAAAAAGTGACTACTATGCTGTAAGTAGGGCCTTAAGGGTAATCCAACAATGTAACCAAACTGCGTACCTTCTTCATGCTCTGAATGTGGTGATTCACTCTTCATTTCTACATCACTAGAATCTGATACGGTAACCACAGAATCGCCATAGTTAGGTGAATTACTTGTCTTGGTTTTCTTAGTGGCTGCATCATCAGGTGAAACAGAACGTTTTTTGCCGCGTCTTCGGTGCTCTTGTCTCCTGGCTTCCAATTCTGTGCGCGattcatgttttcttttttccctttctttatcttaaacaaagttttttatctttatttaactattttaacaATTCATACAGTTgccattaaattaattcatgaAATTTTTAGTAATATGCATTAATATCatgactaaacaaaaaaataaaaactattgcatCCTTACCGGCAAACAAAACTTTGTTCTTCCTATGCTCTTGATGTTTATCTAGTGATGAATGACGAGAAGAAGGTTTACTTTCCTTTTCATAATAATCAGAACCTTTCTTGACATCTTGACCTTGTAATTCTTTTGATATTCTTTTATTCAATAATCTTGTTCTTAAGTCTTCTAATTCCTTATCTCCAGATGTCCTGtctctattttctttttcattattatgattTGTGTGGCCTTCTTCAGCCAACAATCTTAATCTGGACTCTATTCTTTCATTGTGTTTCCGTTCAGCCTCTGAATATTTGTATTGTCTATCGCGATTTAGATACATGTCTCGTTGCTGTTCATTTTTGTCCTTGTACATTTCCTTTTCTTTATAGACATCTCTAGATCTAGTGGCATCTCTAAAAGAAGGATCTCTGTACATGTCTCTCTCCCTGTATAAATGTTCCCTTTCTCTGTAAGGGTCCTTTTCTCTATAGACTTCTTTTTCTTTGTACATTTCTTTTTCTCTCTCACGGTAAAATTCTTTTTCCCTCATATCTTTAGTATCTCTGTAAACCTCTTTGCCCTCTCTGTACATTTCTTTATCTCTATTATAAGCTTCTTTTTCTCGGTATGCCTCCTTGTCCCtaaatgtttctttattatCTCTATATAGTTCTTTCTCTCTATAATATGGTTTTTCCCTATAGTAGTCTTTGGCCGTATCCTCACGATCAGAATTCTTAGTAATCTCTCGTTTAGTTTTGTCAGACTTATCTCGTTCCCTGTTGAAAAAGGTTTATGATTGATCTATAACATTCCCAATGTCAGTAGGATGACAGACCTTAAAGCACATAATATAagatatataaaatgttataagaaTAGGAACCtaagaaaataagtttaatgtttGATGCACAATTTAAAGACAATTACTTTAATGTATTTAGCAAATGTTATACAGTTTAGCAAAACTCAAACTCTGCTTTAAATCGGCTTCAACAGATTTAAGAAAAACTATACAGTCAcatgcaaatatttaaaagctatacaattatttattatgctatTATACAGAATCTAAATAACAATTCAGAAGCACTTTGGCAATAATAATCgatataagaaaatattgtttagtatgtactataaataaagtaaagttACCTGTACAGATGTTTCTTTTCTTTCCTGACAGTATCTTTATATCTATCTTTTGCAGTCCGCTTATGGCCTCTTTTATCTCGATGTGAAGTACGAATCACTGCTTGAGGAGGCTTTATTATCAAGGAATCAGCATTGTCTCGATCTTCATCAGATAAACTATAAATCACCATaagtatattttagaaaaaactaTAAGAATACCAAATTATAACGAATTATAGAGGATTTGAAAACCTAAAGACATAGcaacataattttatgttaccaTTTCACCTATATAACCTTAACATCATAGGTTATTTAAGCTGTTGAAAATAACAGgacaaaacaaattacagaAAAATTGACTCATGC comes from the Trichoplusia ni isolate ovarian cell line Hi5 chromosome 22, tn1, whole genome shotgun sequence genome and includes:
- the LOC113504602 gene encoding cyclin-dependent kinase 11B isoform X2 — protein: MSNYEDDQSEDGELARSPVHDEMDFSLSDEDRDNADSLIIKPPQAVIRTSHRDKRGHKRTAKDRYKDTVRKEKKHLYRERDKSDKTKREITKNSDREDTAKDYYREKPYYREKELYRDNKETFRDKEAYREKEAYNRDKEMYREGKEVYRDTKDMREKEFYREREKEMYKEKEVYREKDPYREREHLYRERDMYRDPSFRDATRSRDVYKEKEMYKDKNEQQRDMYLNRDRQYKYSEAERKHNERIESRLRLLAEEGHTNHNNEKENRDRTSGDKELEDLRTRLLNKRISKELQGQDVKKGSDYYEKESKPSSRHSSLDKHQEHRKNKVLFAEREKRKHESRTELEARRQEHRRRGKKRSVSPDDAATKKTKTSNSPNYGDSVVTVSDSSDVEMKSESPHSEHEEGEHTNSETDDDSSSTESDSAADSKSEEDEENKDDEKAEKEDKEKERINEKTRPPSKSKSKSPSPKSKHDSLPSSHGSHSFRSLSRSKSRSRSHSFSPPPPGENGKPAEEEIKPNEDDEETRQREEAINALPPYFPALQGCRSVEEFQCLNRIEEGAYGVVYRARDKTTDEIVALKRLKMEKEKEGFPITSLREINTLLKGQHPNIVTVREIVVGSNMDKIFIVMDYVEHDLRSLMETMRGKKQVFLPGEVKCLMVQLLKAVHHLHDNWILHRDLKTSNLLLSHKGVLKVGDFGLAREYGSPLRQYTPIVVTLWYRAPELLLCCKEYSTPIDIWSVGCIFAEFITMNPLFPGKSEVDQLNRIFKDMGTPSEMIWPGYSELPAVQKMTFAEHPSGGLRQRIGSELLTDTGMSLLQGFLTYNPARRVTADAALEHAYFKEQPVAIEPAMFPTWPAKSEGNRRSTHSPRPPAGGAAYAQYARADSDEARGFQLHQRSLNVAPGFSLKF
- the LOC113504602 gene encoding cyclin-dependent kinase 11B isoform X3 — encoded protein: MSNYEDDQSEDGELARSPVHDEMDFSLSDEDRDNADSLIIKPPQAVIRTSHRDKRGHKRTAKDRYKDTVRKEKKHLYRERDKSDKTKREITKNSDREDTAKDYYREKPYYREKELYRDNKETFRDKEAYREKEAYNRDKEMYREGKEVYRDTKDMREKEFYREREKEMYKEKEVYREKDPYREREHLYRERDMYRDPSFRDATRSRDVYKEKEMYKDKNEQQRDMYLNRDRQYKYSEAERKHNERIESRLRLLAEEGHTNHNNEKENRDRTSGDKELEDLRTRLLNKRISKELQGQDVKKGSDYYEKESKPSSRHSSLDKHQEHRKNKVLFADKEREKRKHESRTELEARRQEHRRRGKKRSVSPDDAATKKTKTSNSPNYGDSVVTVSDSSDVEMKSESPHSEHEEGEHTNSETDDDSSSTESDSAADSKSEEDEENKDDEKAEKEDKEKERINEKTRPPSKSKSKSPSPKSKHDSLPSSHGSHRSLSRSKSRSRSHSFSPPPPGENGKPAEEEIKPNEDDEETRQREEAINALPPYFPALQGCRSVEEFQCLNRIEEGAYGVVYRARDKTTDEIVALKRLKMEKEKEGFPITSLREINTLLKGQHPNIVTVREIVVGSNMDKIFIVMDYVEHDLRSLMETMRGKKQVFLPGEVKCLMVQLLKAVHHLHDNWILHRDLKTSNLLLSHKGVLKVGDFGLAREYGSPLRQYTPIVVTLWYRAPELLLCCKEYSTPIDIWSVGCIFAEFITMNPLFPGKSEVDQLNRIFKDMGTPSEMIWPGYSELPAVQKMTFAEHPSGGLRQRIGSELLTDTGMSLLQGFLTYNPARRVTADAALEHAYFKEQPVAIEPAMFPTWPAKSEGNRRSTHSPRPPAGGAAYAQYARADSDEARGFQLHQRSLNVAPGFSLKF
- the LOC113504602 gene encoding cyclin-dependent kinase 11B isoform X1 yields the protein MSNYEDDQSEDGELARSPVHDEMDFSLSDEDRDNADSLIIKPPQAVIRTSHRDKRGHKRTAKDRYKDTVRKEKKHLYRERDKSDKTKREITKNSDREDTAKDYYREKPYYREKELYRDNKETFRDKEAYREKEAYNRDKEMYREGKEVYRDTKDMREKEFYREREKEMYKEKEVYREKDPYREREHLYRERDMYRDPSFRDATRSRDVYKEKEMYKDKNEQQRDMYLNRDRQYKYSEAERKHNERIESRLRLLAEEGHTNHNNEKENRDRTSGDKELEDLRTRLLNKRISKELQGQDVKKGSDYYEKESKPSSRHSSLDKHQEHRKNKVLFADKEREKRKHESRTELEARRQEHRRRGKKRSVSPDDAATKKTKTSNSPNYGDSVVTVSDSSDVEMKSESPHSEHEEGEHTNSETDDDSSSTESDSAADSKSEEDEENKDDEKAEKEDKEKERINEKTRPPSKSKSKSPSPKSKHDSLPSSHGSHSFRSLSRSKSRSRSHSFSPPPPGENGKPAEEEIKPNEDDEETRQREEAINALPPYFPALQGCRSVEEFQCLNRIEEGAYGVVYRARDKTTDEIVALKRLKMEKEKEGFPITSLREINTLLKGQHPNIVTVREIVVGSNMDKIFIVMDYVEHDLRSLMETMRGKKQVFLPGEVKCLMVQLLKAVHHLHDNWILHRDLKTSNLLLSHKGVLKVGDFGLAREYGSPLRQYTPIVVTLWYRAPELLLCCKEYSTPIDIWSVGCIFAEFITMNPLFPGKSEVDQLNRIFKDMGTPSEMIWPGYSELPAVQKMTFAEHPSGGLRQRIGSELLTDTGMSLLQGFLTYNPARRVTADAALEHAYFKEQPVAIEPAMFPTWPAKSEGNRRSTHSPRPPAGGAAYAQYARADSDEARGFQLHQRSLNVAPGFSLKF